The Suricata suricatta isolate VVHF042 chromosome 16, meerkat_22Aug2017_6uvM2_HiC, whole genome shotgun sequence genome contains the following window.
aGTCTGAGTGCCTCATCGGCTCTCTGttgtcaggatggagcctgcttcacatcttctgttcctctctttctctgcccctccccagctctctctctctcaaataataaatacgcattaaaaaacaatttaaacaacACAGAAAATGATAAAGTACAACTCACCCAATGGTAATTATCATTCCGAAACACTTAATCCTTCTCTACATCCCCATGGATAGAATATATGTCTTCACATCTTGATCTTGGCCATGGCCCTGTGATTTGCTTTGAGACATGGATGTGAAATGATCACAGACATGAAAAGCACTTGTGCAGTTGggttttccctccttcccctctgccgtCACCACAAAAAACAGGGCCGGGCTGGGCCACTGGATGTCACTGGAAGATGACGGCCATCAGGAGGGGGGCTGAGGCCAGACCGGCCAAGCCCCGGCTCAACCTCCAGATGCCTAAGTTCAAGAAATGCTGATCTTTGAATGAAATGTTGTGCTTTGTTACCCAAGAAAATAAGGTTTTCCATTTGGGTAAACTTTCTTCCAGACCTTTCTGAACGCACATAAACGTATGTTAGTATCAATTACACGTACTGTTCTCTTGGCCAGAAGCCTTGTTCCCCCACAACTTGTGACAGACTACTTCATAATATTCAAGGCTCCTCTGAAgttgggttcctttttttccagctTCGTTTATAACTGACATGTAACACTGTGTAAGTGTAAAGTGGACAACATGCTGATGTGGTGcgtatatatattgcaaaataattaccaaGATAGGGTTAGTTACCACTTTTATCACCTCATCTATCACTATCTTCTTTGGTGGTAAGAAcacttgagatttttttatttaagtttttaaaaatgtttatttatttatcttgaaagagcgggagggagagagagaatcccaagtaggctccatgctgccagcatagagcccaacatgggattcaatcccatgaccctgggatcatgacatgacttgaaatcaggagtcggacactgaacctactgagccacccaggcacccaccaggatttattttttaatcaactttCAAGTATGTATTATTATACTGTTAAGTATAGTCACTGTGCTAAACATTAGCTCTTCAGAACTTACTTGTCTTAAAACTGGAAGCTTGTACTTTCTGATCAACATCTTCCCACTTGCCCAACCCCCAGACCCTGGAAATTACCAGTCTAACCTCTGTTTCTTTAAGTTTAGCTTTTTAAGATCCcacacatgagtgagatcatgcaATACTTGTCTTTCTAAGTTAGAGTGAACCCTAATGAAACTATGGACTACATTAATAACAAGAtaacttaaatacagagaacaaactgagggttgatggagggagtcggggggagggggaaatggctgatgggcattgaggcgggcgcttgttgggatgagcactggaagCTCCTTTTAGACCAGGAAGGCAGGTTTGGAGGGAGAGATGATCGATGGAGGTGGGATCGAGCCAGCAAGATGGTTGAACACGGAGTATTAAGAGGGTGGGCCATCCAGTGGGAAGTCCCTGGTGGTTGACTGCCAGGAAGGATGATTAATGACAGGGACgtcttgaggcacctgagtggcccagtcagttaagcctctgactcttgatttcagctcaggtcatgatctcatcattggtGGGATCAAGCGCTgggtctggctctgcgctgacagcacggatcctgcttggggtcctccccccccatccccctcataaataaaaaagtaaacattaaaagaataacagGGATGTCTAAAATGTCATTTTAGGTTGTTTCCTAAGCCCTACAGTGACAGCACACACAACACATAAGAAGCCTACCACACACAGCAGTCTTGATACTCTGGtcgcatttattttattttgttttgttttattttattttatttatcttattttgtgtGGGAGATGATAATTAGGGAGAAGATTGGTGAACTACATTTGGGTCACTATGAGCGCACACCTACACATCAAGACATAGACCTACAACAAGAATTTGGTGGAGATGGGAAGCGTGGGCAGGAGGGAAGGTGAGACGCAAATACTCCAGATTGTGGCTGGTATCTGGGAGAGCGCATTGCTTTCCCACTGGATGCAGCCGAACACAGCTCAATATTTACTTGCAGGTGACCCTCACTGACCTGCAGTCCCATATGGTACGAATAGTACGTTCTCTTAGAGCTGTGGGGAGAATGTAAAGAGATGAGGTGGTGGTGCACCTGTACCGGCGGGAAGAGCTCTGTTCTCCCACGGTTCCTTCCGCGTCCAATAGGGGGCGCTCAGCGGGCTTTGAGGCAGAGCTCGTAGGTCGGTGGGATGTTGCCAAAGCCTGAGACCCTGGGTGTGATATCGATGTCAGCGGGCGGCACCATCGGGTGCAGAGAGAAGTTCTGAAGGATGGAGGTGAAGTAGAGAAAGAGTTCCATGCGGGCCATGGCCTCGCCCAGGCAGATGCGCTTTCCTGTGGGCACAGGGGAGGGCGGGAAGGCGGCTTATATCTACACTGGGATAATAAGGGTGTGGGGAGCTCTCTGGTCCCATCACCCCTCTGAGCCTGCTCAGTATCCCTGGGGTCATGATAATACCTACTTTGTGGGGTTATTATAAAGACTCCTATAAAGAGTGCTCAGCTTGGATCTGCCATTTGTAGGCGGCGGGGATCCACACGGGGCAGCTACTTCTCTGATGGCTTGATTCCATCAATCCCAAGATGGAATGGTTCTAAAAGTCCTCGAATTTGAAGATTCTGTGCATTCAATTTCTCAAGGGTTTATCAAATGCCTACTAGGTGTCAGACGCTAGTGAGGtgcggcgggtgggggggggaggagatgAAAAGAAAGCTCACATTTGAACAGTGCTTACTATTTGTTGGTCACTCTTCAATGGTTTGTAGAAATGagtctccatttaaaaaattaaaaaaaaaattttttttgagagggtggggaggtgcagagagagagggagacacgtaatctgaagcaggctccaggctccgagctgtcagcacagagcccgatgaggggctggaactcacacactgaaatcatgacctgagccaaagttggaggcttaagggactgagccacccagatacctctccattttatagacagggAACTGAAGTAACTTACCTTTTtcgaccttttttttttttttttgagagagagagcacaagcatagGCAGGGGAAAGGTGGGGatggaaagggggacagagagagagagagaatcttcagcagtcTCTACCCTCAGCACGGAGCTAGTGgcagagatcataacctgagccaaaatccagagtcaggagctcaaccaactgagccacccaggtgcccacgaCTCTATCATTTGTAAGTGTGGGATGGGATCTTTTTTCCTAACCACAGCACTGACTCCAAGTTCAGTATGGTTTATACTTAAAATACTATTCTAAGCTAGTATGTCATGGGTCACAGGCAAAAACACCTGCTGCCTATTTTTGTACTGCCTGTAAACTGttagaaaaaaaaccacagaccCAATATGGAGTCACTTATGTTAGGCCAAGTCATCAAATCAGTCTCCTAATGGCAGTTTCAATCTCCTCCCAGAAATGTAGTCTTAACcagttaggaattttttttatcaactcCAATGAGGTGAGCTGTCACAGGGACACTCTCCATCCCTTAAGGGAAGGTGAGGTAATTCACCTAATAAGACCCCCTGTCTTTCCCCCAGGAGAAGGTGACCTTGTCTGAAACaatctgttcttttcctttgctaataacttcttgcccaccctccttcctataaTGACCTCCCATTTCTACAAATCACCTAATAAAGCCAATTACGTATTTAAATTCACTCAATTGAATATTTGTTCTTTAAGAAAACTAAGAatgcttttcacattttaaatggttgaaaacaaccaaaagaaaggcaatattttgtgacatgtgaactggatgaaattcaaatttctatgTCCATAAATAAAGGTTTTCGGCATCACAGATTTTTCACCATTTTTGTACTGTCCGTGATCATTTCCACAGTGGGGCAGCTGAGTAGTTCAGACTGCATAGTTCAGACAGGTACAAAATGGCTggtgaaaactaaaatattttctattccatCTTTAACAGAAagagtttgctgacctctggttAGTGCTATTCCCTTTCTAATTATTAGAGTCAACGTTTCTAATATCGTATGATTCCAAGATTCTGGGATTCTGCGAAACAGCATTCAACTTCCCATTCAGACCTGAACATGAAATACAGACCAATGGTTGGGGGGCACATCTAGCATATTCCTGGGGTGAACTCAGACCATAGGAACCTACCAGAAGAAAAAGGTACAAAGGCTTCATTCTTCTTGAAGCGGCCCTGCTCATCCAGGAAGTGTTGGGGATAGAAGGCATCCGGGTAGCGGAAGTATTTAGGGTCTTTGAGGACAGAGCCAAGTAGAGGGAACACATCGGTGCCCTGGGATGACAATGGGAAGTTATGAGAAGTCAATGTTGGAGGATGGGGACAGGGAGCCAGGAGTAGGGGGgttggggtagagggagaaggggTAACAACGAACCCAACTCCACCTTGGGCAGAAGGTAGCCTCGGAAATGAGTGTCCCGGATAACGTTATGGGGGACCCCCATGGGTACGATGTCTGTCAGTCTCTGTATCTCATGGATCACAGCGTCTGTGTAGGGCATCTTGGCTCGGTCATCCACACTTGGGATTCGGTGTGGTCCAATCACCTGTTCAATCTCCTCATGGATCTTGGCTAGAAGGGGCCAGAAAACATAGCAGACAAGGACACAGGAGGTGTTTCTACAAGCCAAGAGTAGGCTGTGGGTTTGTATCTTTAATACCTGTGGACCCTGAGGAAGCAGACCATGCATGTTTGCATTGCCTCTTTATTCTTAACACCTGACACATTGGTGGGGTTAATAAATACTCGTCAGACCATTGGGAGGCACACCGCCTGGAGCCTTGAGTGCCCACTGGGATGTTTGGTCTTTATCTTGAAAGCACGAACGAGCAGGGCAGTGTCTCCATCCCAAATGGGGTTTCATACCCAGACTTTTGACAGGCTTGGAAGAAGTGCAATACATAATGAGGACAAGATTGAAGCAAGTGACATAATTATGTAACAGGAATTAAGAACACTATTGGTGCAGCGACCCATCCCTGCACTTCCTGGATGAGTGACCTTGAGGCACATGGCTTTACCatctgagcctgtttcttcatcttccaAATGGATGTGATGGCCCAACAAGCTCATAGAGtagtaaaatttacataaaatctaGTGTGCAAGTAACCAGAATAGGGCCTAGCACATAGCAGGTGTGCATTAAACATCGATTATTTAGATTAGTAAATGATGACTGGGACAATGGAGGAAAGACTAGAAAAGTTTGAGTGGAATCAAGTTAGTCTGTCCCATCatctatatgaggaaaaatttttttggcttgttttgaACTGCATTAGAAGGGGGAGGCCAAAATTAGGGGTTTTCCTTAAGCAAGGAATGAGCTCCCCAATTCTAGAGTTATCCACCAGGCCAGACTGCAACTTGTTGGAGGTGGGTTATTTCTGATTCTGGCACTATAGTCAACTAAATAATGGCACCAAAAATATCTACCTCCTAATCCCTGAACCCATGCATGTTACCATATAGGACAAGAGAGACTTTGAAGACGtcttaaattaaggatcttgagatgcagagattatcctggattatccagctTGGCCCTAAATATAATCACAAGTGTCCGTAGAGGGAAGCAGAAGGTCAGAGTCGGAGAAGGAGATGTGACAACTGAGGCAAAGAGATCTGAAGTTGCGATAATCCTGactctgaagatggaggaagggctATGAGCCCAAGAATGCAAGGGATACAGCTCTCGGAGCTGAAAAAAAGCAAGGAATCTGATTCTACCTTGGTTTGGCCCAGTGAAAACTTGTGTGAACTTCTGAACTCCAGCACTGTAAGATAACGGTTTCTAGCAATTTATTATgacagccataggaaactaacacaggTGCCAAGTGGAAGATTCAATTAAATGGCCTTCCAAGCCACAGATTGAGAGATTCCACGTCCTAAGATTCTTAAGTGTGAGGAGTGTAAGACTATGGGGTTATAAGGTGTCAAGAgtatgtcttcctctctgttggGAGCGGGAGTCACCAGTAAGCAGCTCAGGTGGACCCTCACCTTCCACCTCAGGATGCTTCATCATTAGCAGCAAGCCATAACGTAGCGTGGAGCTCACAGTCTCTGTGCCAGCAAAGAAGAGGTTGAGAGTGGTGAGGACCAAGTTCTTGAGATTGAATTCCGTGTGGGGATTATTTTTATCCTGAAAATGAGAAGGATAGGAAATCAAATCAccctctgtctttatcttcttattttgTGAAAACACCATGGATGAGTAAAGCGAGGGAGTATCTGAAAGAGGAAATAGTCaaagcaaaggccctggggcaggagggcacCTGCTGTGTTAGAGGAGTAGCAAGGAGGAGGTTAGTGCAGTTGGAGTGGACAGTGAGGAGAATGGGAGGGGAGAAGAGTAGAGATTCGAAAGTTCTAGGACATTAAGCTATATAATTATAAACTTCTGAGTGCTGAGgtttgtataataaatatatatagaagttTCTAAAATTCTAAGACTCTATGATACAGAAGttaaatttctacattttaaagacttttaagtTTAAACTCTTACACGTAAAGCCTTAAAAGTCTAAGCTTCTCAAATTCTAAGACTGTAAAGACTCTGGTTTTCTGTATTGGTAGTCTTTGGCAGTTGTAATCATAAATGATTTAAAAGGGATAAGGTTTTAAGTTTCCTTGCTCCTAAAATTTTTTgattcaaagtttattttaaaggtgTAAGAGTTTGTTTTTACAGTTTCTATGTCTCATCTATAAGTAAAAGTCAACCATGTGAAGCAATGCTTGCTCTTTTGTCTACAACATGTTTATAGATTAAAGTTGCAGGTGCTAAGGAATAAGATGATGAGAGGTAAGGattggggtgttttgttttttttatgttttttaatttatttttaagagacagagacagcatgagcaggggagagtcagagagagagagggaaatacagaatctgaagcagtctccaagctctgagctagctgtcagcacagagcccaatgcggggcttgaactcccaaaccgtgagatcatgacctgagctgaagcctgatgcttaaccgactcagccacccaggcgcctcaggatTGGGGTTTTAAAAGGGAAGAGGTACCTGGTGCATCTTGATGAGGAAGCAGTCAATGAAGTCCCGAGGGTTTTGTTGGTCAAGAGATACTTCGTTGATCTTGACCCTTGAGGCAATGAAGTCCTTGAGCTCCTCTATCAAGTAGTAGATGCGATTGTGTCTTCCTggcaaatattgcatgattccagaATACATGTCATAGAGctgtggggaagaggaaaagggggtTGTCAGCAATGGGCACCTGAGGTCAGCATAGGCTGAGTCTTGAGTCAGATAGTCAGGCTCAACCTCCAGCATGGGTCTGAGGACTGGGTGAGTCCATTTGGTTCTTGGAGACTCTCAGGGCATATTGCCTCCAAGGGCTGTGGGGAAGATTAAGCGAGGTATAGGCAGGTGCTTAGTTTACTGAAAATGGGAGTGGGCAGGGAGGTGGCTGGTGGGCACCTGGGCCCAGGGTGTGCTCATCTCAATGAAACTCTCATTGATCATCTGCAGCAGCTTCAGGAACTGCTTGTCTTCATAGTCAAAGCGGCTTCCAAAGACGACAGAACTGATGACATTGGAGACAGTGCGGCTCAGGAAGAAGGTGGGTTCgatgggggaacctgggtgataGAAATTGTCTATGTTAGAGGCAGTGATTAGGAACACGGGGTGGGGAATCATTCAGTCACGGCTATGAGTCCTAACTCCACTGCTTAATAGCATGTGTTAGTTACTtcattttgtgtgtctgtgtttttagTCTAGATTTCCCAGTCTGCAAATTGGTTTAGTAACCACTAAACCTGAGGCTTCAATATAATTATCCATGTGAAATGTTTAGCACAGTCCTTGCATGAAGTAAGTACTCAGGAAATGCTGGCGGAGTTCAATTATCACTTTTTGgcattagtatttatttattttttttaatttttttaaatgttttatttatttttgatacagagagagactgagcgtgagaaggggaggggcagagagagaaggagacgcagaaccggaagcaggctccaggctccgagctagctgtcagcacagagccggacacggggctagaacccacaaacatgagatctgacctgagccgaagccggaggcttaaccgactgagctacccaggtgcccctggcattaGTATTTAGTTGTGTTTGTGTAGAGTCACATATTTGGGAAAGAAGTTGTGAAGAAGTTGTGTTATGggacacattagaaaaaaagatgactGAATTCGGTGTATCTCTATCAATGACTCCATTTGAGTTGTTAAGAAAATTCTTCCCTTGACCTTAGCTGCACCATCCAAAACAGGATGCTggcggcacctggctggctcagtcaggtaagcgtctgatttcggctcaggtcatgatctcaccacttgtgggtttgagccctgcatcaggctctgtgctgacaactcagagcctggagcgtgcttctgattctgtgtctccctctctctctgtccctctcccattcatattctgtttctttctccccaaaataaataaacattaaaagataatttaaaaaataaaacaggatgcTGGATTGGGGGACAATTTCTCCAACACAAGGCTCATATTCACAAATACataattttgcaaataatttatagGGGTACAAGAATATTCAAGGCCTTTATGTAGAGTGTTTAGCATCCATGAGACCCAGAAGATAAATCTCTGATTTAGAGAAATTTATCTCTCTatcttttatctattcatttctgtagtttttagctgccatgtcttttttttcacttcaaatcCCACTGGTTCCAGGTTATTTTGGAGCAGGGATCAGactc
Protein-coding sequences here:
- the LOC115279685 gene encoding cytochrome P450 2G1, with amino-acid sequence MELGGAFTIFLALSLSCLLILIVWKRSNKAGKLPPGPTPIPFLGNVLQVRTDATFQSFMKLREKYGPVFTVYMGPRPVVVLCGHEAVKEALVDRAEEFSGRGELASIERNFQGYGVALANGERWRILRRFSLTILRDFGMGKRSIEERIQEEAGFLLEELRKTKGSPIEPTFFLSRTVSNVISSVVFGSRFDYEDKQFLKLLQMINESFIEMSTPWAQLYDMYSGIMQYLPGRHNRIYYLIEELKDFIASRVKINEVSLDQQNPRDFIDCFLIKMHQDKNNPHTEFNLKNLVLTTLNLFFAGTETVSSTLRYGLLLMMKHPEVEAKIHEEIEQVIGPHRIPSVDDRAKMPYTDAVIHEIQRLTDIVPMGVPHNVIRDTHFRGYLLPKGTDVFPLLGSVLKDPKYFRYPDAFYPQHFLDEQGRFKKNEAFVPFSSGKRICLGEAMARMELFLYFTSILQNFSLHPMVPPADIDITPRVSGFGNIPPTYELCLKAR